One window of Papaver somniferum cultivar HN1 chromosome 9, ASM357369v1, whole genome shotgun sequence genomic DNA carries:
- the LOC113311513 gene encoding putative fucosyltransferase-like protein, with protein MGSKKERALAQEWDTCSVGCHFGQKSGDDKTPDASFGQPSNGVLGILRIMESSHYYSENNVAPAREKGFKVVMTTNLSSDVPVGYFSWAEYDIMAPLQPQTEKALVAAFISDCGARNFLLHAFEMLEKSNIPIDSYGGCHRNRNGG; from the exons ATGGGCAGCAAGAAAGAACGAGCTCTG GCTCAGGAGTGGGATACTTGCTCTGTTGGATGTCATTTTGGACAAAAAAGTGGAGATGATAAAACGCCGGATGCTTCGTTTGGTCAACCTAGTAATGGAGTGCTTGGGATTCTTCGGATAATGGAGTCATCACATTATTATTCAGAGAATAACGTTGCTCCGGCACGAGA GAAAGGGTTTAAAGTTGTAATGACAACTAATCTCTCATCAGATGTTCCTGTTGGTTATTTTTCGTGGGCTGAGTATGACATTATGGCACCCTTACAACCACAGACAGAAAAGGCCCTTGTGGCTGCCTTCATTTCCGACTGTGGTGCCCGAAACTTCCTTTTGCATGCCTTTGAGAtgcttgagaagtcaaatattccAATAGATTCTTATGGTGGTTGCCATCGGAACCGTAATGGAG GCTGA
- the LOC113313502 gene encoding pectin acetylesterase 6-like, translated as MRFLNLWALILGFVSLVDFSKNWVPVEAGFEGFKFAQEEAIFHVDGDGLPSTSDSSDPKLVDLTLIQGAADKGAVCLDGTLPGYHLDRGFGSGANSWLIQLEGGGWCNTIKNCVYRKTTRRGSSKFMEKKIAFTGILSNKSEQNPDFFNWNRVKLRYCDGASFTGDSQNEANQLYFRGQRIWLAGMEELMSKGMSNANQALLSGCSAGGLASILHCDEFRELFPSTVKIKCLSDAGFFLDAIDVSGGRTLRDMYEGVVSLQGVEKNLPQKCADPTSCFFPQNLINNISTPLFLLNAAYDAWQVRVSLAPSSVDPKGLWKQCKLNIANCSESQIQFLQGFRHQMLTAVDQFSRKKKNGVFINSCYAHCQSEIQDIWFAEDSPLIKNRGIAQSVGDWYFDRVKVKAIDCPYPCDKTCHNLVSKHVITWSQSD; from the exons atgagGTTCCTAAATTTGTGGGCATTGATTCTAGGTTTTGTTAGTTTAGTTGATTTTAGTAAGAATTGGGTGCCGGTTGAAGCTGGCTTTGAGGGTTTCAAGTTTGCACAAGAAGAAGCTATTTTTCATGTTGATGGAGATGGACTTCCTTCTACTTCAGATTCATCTGATCCTAAATTGGTTgatctcacacttattcaaggaGCTGCCGATAAAGGAGCTG TTTGTTTAGATGGAACTCTTCCTGGTTACCATTTAGACAGAGGATTTGGGTCAGGGGCAAACAGTTGGCTCATCCAATTGGAG GGAGGAGGTTGGTGCAATACCATTAAAAATTGTGTTTATCGCAAAACGACTCGTCGTGGCTCATCAAAATTTATGGAAAAGAAAATTGCGTTTACAGGAATTTTGAGCAACAAATCTGAGCAAAATCCTG ATTTTTTCAATTGGAATAGAGTCAAGCTTCGTTACTGTGATGGTGCATCATTTACCGGGGATAGCCAAAATGAG GCCAATCAATTGTATTTTCGAGGGCAGCGGATCTGGTTAGCGGGGATGGAAGAGTTGATGTCCAAGGGGATGTCTAACGCCAACCAG GCCCTTCTTTCTGGATGCTCTGCTGGGGGTTTAGCATCCATTCTGCATTGCGATGAGTTTCGGGAGTTATTTCCATCAACTGTTAAAATCAAGTGTCTGAGTGATGCTGGATTTTTCCTTGACGC GATTGATGTATCTGGCGGTCGAACTCTAAGAGATATGTATGAAGGTGTGGTTAGCTTACAG GGGGTGGAAAAGAACTTGCCTCAAAAGTGTGCTGACCCAACTTCG TGCTTCTTTCCTCAAAACTTGATTAACAACATATCAACCCCACTATTTCTACTGAATGCTGCCTATGATGCATGGCAG GTCCGAGTTAGTTTAGCACCTTCATCAGTTGACCCTAAAGGTCTCTGGAAACAGTGTAAATTGAATATTGCAAATTGCAGTGAATCACAGATCCAATTCCTTCAAG GTTTCAGGCATCAAATGCTCACTGCTGTAGACCAGTtctcaaggaagaagaaaaatggagtaTTCATAAATTCATGTTATGCTCATTGCCAAAGTGAGATACAGGATATTTGGTTCGCCGAAGATTCTCCCCTTATCAAAAACAGG GGTATCGCACAATCTGTTGGAGACTGGTATTTTGATCGTGTGAAAGTAAAGGCGATTGATTGCCCATACCCTTGTGACAAAACATGTCATAACCTGGTTTCAAAACATGTCATAACCTggtctcaaagtgattga